A stretch of the Canis lupus familiaris isolate Mischka breed German Shepherd chromosome 37, alternate assembly UU_Cfam_GSD_1.0, whole genome shotgun sequence genome encodes the following:
- the LOC488494 gene encoding gamma-crystallin F isoform X1, with amino-acid sequence MGKITFYEDRGFQGRHYECSSDCPNLQPYFSRCNSIRVDSGCWMLYEQPNFAGGQYFLRRGDYPDYQQWLGLSDAVRSCRLIPHTSSQRIRIYEREDYRGQMVEITEDCSSLHDRFHFSEIHSFHVLEGYWVLYELPNYRGRQYLLRPGDYRRYHDWGAPSARVGSLRRAVDFY; translated from the exons ATGGGGAAG ATCACCTTCTACGAGGACCGCGGCTTCCAGGGCCGGCACTACGAGTGCAGCAGCGACTGCCCCAACCTGCAGCCCTACTTCAGCCGCTGCAACTCCATCCGCGTGGACAGCGGCTGCTGGATGCTCTACGAGCAGCCCAACTTCGCGGGGGGCCAGTACTTCCTGCGGCGCGGGGACTACCCCGACTACCAGCAGTGGCTGGGCCTCAGCGACGCCGTCCGCTCCTGCCGCCTCATCCCCCAC ACCAGCTCCCAAAGGATCAGGATCTACGAGCGAGAGGACTACCGGGGCCAGATGGTAGAGATCACCGAGGACTGCTCCTCGCTTCACGACCGCTTCCACTTCAGTGAGATCCACTCCTTCCACGTGCTGGAGGGCTACTGGGTCCTCTACGAGCTGCCCAACTACCGGGGGCGCCAGTACCTGCTGAGGCCGGGGGACTACAGGCGCTACCACGACTGGGGCGCCCCGAGTGCCCGGGTGGGCTCCTTGAGGAGAGCCGTGGATTTCTACTGA